In a genomic window of Bradyrhizobium sp. LLZ17:
- the dut gene encoding dUTP diphosphatase, producing the protein MSTKVTVELQRFAHAEGLPPPAYQTVEAAGLDLMAAVPDGEPVTLAPGQYSLVPTGLAIALPAGHEAQVRPRSGLAAKHGVTVLNSPGTIDADYRGEIKIILINHGAVPFVIKRGERIAQLVIAPVVQAALVPVAELSATDRGAGGFGSTGR; encoded by the coding sequence TTGAGCACGAAGGTCACCGTCGAACTGCAACGCTTTGCGCATGCCGAAGGCCTGCCGCCGCCGGCCTACCAAACGGTCGAGGCCGCCGGCCTCGACCTGATGGCAGCGGTTCCGGACGGCGAGCCGGTGACGCTCGCACCCGGCCAATATTCCCTGGTGCCGACGGGCCTGGCGATCGCCTTGCCGGCCGGCCACGAGGCCCAGGTGCGACCGCGCTCGGGGCTCGCGGCCAAGCACGGCGTCACCGTGTTGAACTCGCCGGGCACGATCGACGCGGACTACCGCGGCGAGATCAAGATCATCCTGATCAATCATGGCGCTGTGCCGTTCGTGATCAAGCGCGGCGAGCGCATTGCGCAGCTGGTGATCGCGCCCGTGGTGCAGGCCGCACTGGTTCCCGTGGCCGAATTGTCGGCGACCGATCGCGGCGCCGGCGGCTTCGGCTCGACCGGGCGCTAA
- the coaBC gene encoding bifunctional phosphopantothenoylcysteine decarboxylase/phosphopantothenate--cysteine ligase CoaBC, with amino-acid sequence MASLTIRKLDEHVKTYLRLRSAKNRRSVEEEVRVILRELIEGREEPLTPFAVPPEPSAAPAPQRTGALPEASVTLIIGGGIAAYKSLDLIRRLKERRIEVRCVLTKAAQQFVTPLAVSALSHERVHTDLFDPQSEFDAGHIRLARDCDLIVVAPATADLMAKMANGHADDLASAILLATNRKILLAPAMNPLMWNNAATRRNVGLLQRDGAVLIGPNSGEMAEAGEAGIGRMSEAIEIAAAAERLLRPPVPRPLAGKRVLITAGPTHEPIDPVRYIANRSSGKQGFAIAAAAQAAGAEVILVSGPVDLDVPAGVTVKHVESARQMLEQVQAALPADIAIFAAAVADWRVVNEGEQKLKKTAAGMPPLQLVENPDILATVSKLTDKRPPLVIGFAAETEHLIDNAKTKLARKGCDWIVANDVSPATGVMGGDRNTVHLIRRENAAKNGEIAVDSWPVMTKEQVATELIAHVVKSVAGTFLEPAS; translated from the coding sequence ATGGCGAGCCTGACCATCCGCAAGCTCGACGAACACGTCAAAACCTATCTGCGCCTGCGTTCGGCCAAGAACCGCCGGTCGGTCGAGGAGGAGGTCCGGGTCATCCTGCGGGAGCTGATCGAGGGCCGCGAGGAGCCGTTGACGCCGTTTGCGGTGCCCCCCGAGCCATCTGCTGCACCTGCGCCGCAGCGCACCGGTGCCCTCCCCGAGGCCAGCGTTACCCTGATCATCGGCGGCGGCATCGCGGCCTACAAATCGCTCGATCTGATCCGGAGGTTGAAGGAACGCCGCATCGAGGTCCGCTGCGTGCTGACCAAGGCCGCGCAGCAATTCGTCACGCCACTGGCCGTGAGCGCGCTGTCGCATGAGCGCGTCCACACCGACCTGTTCGACCCGCAGAGCGAGTTCGATGCCGGCCATATCCGCCTCGCCCGCGACTGCGACCTGATCGTGGTGGCGCCAGCAACCGCTGACCTGATGGCCAAGATGGCGAACGGCCATGCCGACGATCTCGCCAGCGCTATCCTGCTCGCCACCAATCGCAAGATCCTGCTCGCGCCGGCGATGAACCCACTGATGTGGAACAACGCGGCGACACGGCGCAATGTCGGCTTGCTTCAGCGCGATGGCGCGGTGCTGATCGGACCCAATTCCGGCGAGATGGCGGAAGCGGGCGAAGCCGGCATCGGCCGCATGTCGGAGGCGATCGAGATCGCGGCGGCCGCCGAGCGCCTGCTGCGGCCGCCGGTGCCGCGGCCGCTCGCCGGCAAACGCGTGCTGATCACCGCGGGCCCGACCCATGAGCCGATCGATCCGGTGCGCTACATCGCCAACCGCTCCTCCGGCAAGCAGGGCTTTGCCATTGCCGCCGCCGCGCAAGCCGCGGGCGCCGAGGTGATCTTGGTGAGCGGCCCGGTCGATCTCGACGTTCCCGCTGGCGTCACGGTCAAGCACGTCGAATCGGCGCGCCAGATGCTGGAGCAGGTGCAGGCCGCGCTTCCGGCCGACATCGCGATCTTCGCCGCCGCGGTGGCCGACTGGCGCGTGGTCAACGAAGGCGAACAGAAGCTGAAGAAGACCGCGGCCGGCATGCCGCCGCTTCAGCTGGTCGAAAATCCTGACATCCTCGCCACGGTCTCGAAGCTGACCGACAAGCGCCCGCCGCTGGTGATCGGCTTTGCCGCCGAGACCGAGCACCTCATCGACAACGCCAAGACAAAGCTCGCCCGCAAGGGCTGCGATTGGATCGTCGCCAACGACGTCTCGCCGGCCACCGGCGTGATGGGCGGCGACCGCAACACCGTGCATCTCATCAGGCGCGAAAATGCTGCGAAGAACGGCGAGATCGCGGTTGATTCCTGGCCCGTGATGACCAAGGAACAAGTCGCCACCGAGCTGATCGCCCATGTCGTCAAAAGCGTGGCCGGCACATTCCTGGAGCCCGCATCTTGA
- the ubiB gene encoding 2-polyprenylphenol 6-hydroxylase: protein MISAITHISRLIRAAFVFAREGVFGSVDPTLVPPPGQLALKLARLIERRGVKQGPRIARALTRMGPAYLKLGQFLATRPDVVGFIMARDLESLQDRLPPFPQAEAEAAIAISLERPLKNVFASFGPAVAAASIAQVHRAEVEHDGIRKAVAVKVLRPNVASRFRRDLSDFFFVAHKAEAYSAEARRLRLVEVINTMSRSVAMEMDLRLEAAALSEMAENTRDDPDFRVPAVDWDRTTHNVLTMEWIDGIALNDHKRLADAQVDLPDLGRKIIQSFLRHALRDGFFHADMHPGNLFLDDTARLVAVDFGIMGRLGMKERRFLAEILLGFITRDYRRVAEVHFEAGYVPAHHSVENFAQAIRAIGEPIHNRTAEEISMARLLTLLLEVTGLFDMTTRPELILLQKTMVVVEGVARAFDPRLDIWKVADPVVREWIERNLGPVGRIQGALSGGGDLARVLMRLPDIAQRSVAVLEQLETMTREGLRLSPETIAAMDRSEGRKTRARTVALWIIAATFIAILFAVRNL from the coding sequence GTGATTTCTGCCATCACCCACATTTCGCGCCTGATCCGCGCCGCGTTCGTGTTCGCGCGCGAGGGCGTGTTCGGTTCGGTCGATCCGACTCTGGTGCCGCCGCCCGGGCAGCTTGCGCTGAAACTTGCGCGCCTGATCGAACGCCGCGGCGTCAAGCAGGGACCACGGATCGCGCGCGCGCTGACGCGAATGGGTCCGGCCTATCTCAAGCTCGGACAATTTCTGGCGACGCGCCCCGACGTGGTCGGGTTCATCATGGCGCGCGACCTCGAAAGCCTTCAGGACCGGCTGCCGCCGTTTCCGCAAGCGGAAGCTGAAGCTGCCATCGCGATCTCACTGGAACGGCCGCTCAAGAACGTCTTCGCGAGCTTCGGCCCAGCGGTCGCGGCCGCCTCGATCGCGCAGGTGCACCGCGCCGAGGTCGAGCACGACGGCATCCGCAAGGCGGTCGCGGTCAAGGTGCTGCGGCCGAACGTGGCCTCGCGCTTCCGTCGCGACCTCTCCGATTTCTTCTTTGTCGCGCACAAGGCCGAGGCCTATTCGGCCGAGGCGCGCCGTTTGCGCCTCGTTGAAGTCATCAACACGATGTCGCGCTCAGTCGCAATGGAGATGGACCTTCGTTTGGAAGCCGCCGCGCTGTCGGAAATGGCGGAGAACACGCGCGACGATCCGGATTTTCGCGTGCCGGCGGTCGACTGGGACCGCACCACGCACAACGTGCTGACGATGGAGTGGATCGACGGCATCGCGCTGAATGATCACAAGCGCCTTGCAGACGCGCAGGTCGACCTGCCTGATCTCGGCCGCAAGATCATCCAGAGCTTTTTGCGCCACGCGCTACGCGACGGTTTCTTCCACGCCGACATGCATCCGGGCAATCTGTTCCTCGATGATACGGCCCGTCTCGTCGCGGTCGATTTCGGCATCATGGGCCGGCTCGGCATGAAGGAGCGGCGCTTCCTCGCGGAAATCCTGCTCGGCTTCATCACCCGCGACTATCGCCGCGTGGCGGAAGTGCATTTCGAGGCGGGTTATGTGCCGGCGCATCATTCGGTCGAGAACTTTGCACAAGCCATTCGCGCCATCGGCGAGCCGATCCACAACCGCACCGCCGAGGAGATCTCGATGGCGCGGCTGCTGACGCTGCTGCTCGAGGTCACCGGCCTGTTCGACATGACGACACGGCCCGAGCTGATCCTGCTGCAAAAGACCATGGTGGTGGTCGAGGGCGTGGCGCGTGCCTTCGATCCCAGGCTCGACATCTGGAAGGTCGCCGACCCCGTGGTGCGCGAATGGATCGAGCGCAATCTCGGACCCGTAGGCCGGATACAGGGTGCGCTGTCCGGCGGCGGCGATCTCGCGCGTGTGCTGATGCGCCTGCCCGACATTGCGCAGCGTTCGGTCGCAGTGCTCGAGCAGCTGGAGACCATGACGCGGGAGGGCCTGCGGCTGTCGCCGGAGACCATCGCGGCAATGGACCGCAGCGAGGGCCGCAAGACCCGCGCGCGCACCGTGGCGCTCTGGATCATCGCCGCGACCTTCATTGCAATCCTGTTCGCCGTCCGGAATCTGTGA
- the ubiE gene encoding bifunctional demethylmenaquinone methyltransferase/2-methoxy-6-polyprenyl-1,4-benzoquinol methylase UbiE yields MDRPGETTHFGFRDVPLGDKQTLVNDVFHSVASRYDLMNDLMSGGLHRVWKDIMINALDPPRSDRPFALLDVAGGTGDISFRAAKAAGPGFHATVCDINSGMLAVGRERAAKRHLETQVDFVEGNAEALAFADRSFDAYTIAFGIRNVPQIDLALREAYRVLKPGSRFLCLEFSTVEMPGLDRLYDLFSFKVIPPLGRMVTGDAESYQYLVESIRKFPKPTVFADMIRDAGFSRVSFQTLTGGIVALHSGWRL; encoded by the coding sequence ATGGATCGGCCGGGCGAAACCACGCATTTTGGCTTCAGGGACGTTCCCCTGGGGGACAAGCAGACGCTGGTGAACGATGTGTTTCACAGCGTGGCGTCGCGCTATGATTTGATGAACGACCTGATGTCCGGTGGCCTGCACCGGGTCTGGAAGGACATCATGATCAACGCGCTCGATCCGCCGAGAAGCGACCGGCCGTTCGCGCTGCTCGACGTCGCCGGCGGCACCGGTGACATTTCGTTCCGGGCCGCCAAGGCGGCAGGCCCCGGCTTCCACGCTACGGTCTGCGACATCAATTCCGGGATGCTGGCGGTCGGCCGCGAGCGCGCCGCGAAGCGGCATCTCGAAACCCAGGTCGATTTCGTCGAAGGCAATGCCGAAGCGCTCGCCTTCGCCGACCGCAGCTTTGACGCATATACGATCGCTTTTGGCATTCGCAACGTGCCGCAGATCGATCTGGCGCTGCGCGAGGCCTATCGCGTGCTGAAGCCCGGCAGCCGCTTCCTGTGCCTGGAGTTCTCCACGGTCGAGATGCCCGGCCTCGACAGGCTCTATGACCTGTTCTCGTTCAAGGTGATCCCGCCGCTCGGCCGCATGGTGACTGGCGACGCCGAATCCTACCAATATCTGGTCGAATCGATCCGCAAATTTCCCAAGCCGACCGTCTTCGCCGACATGATCCGCGACGCCGGCTTCTCGCGCGTCAGCTTTCAGACGCTGACCGGCGGCATCGTCGCACTGCATTCGGGCTGGCGTTTGTGA
- the mutM gene encoding bifunctional DNA-formamidopyrimidine glycosylase/DNA-(apurinic or apyrimidinic site) lyase, which yields MPELPEVETVRRGLQPVMEGAKILAAEARRPDLRFPFQPDFVARLQGQVVTGLGRRAKYLMADLASGDVLLMHLGMSGSFRVIKPDNDAAPGEFHYPRAKDSTHDHVLFRMSSGADIVFNDPRRFGYMKVIARSALDEEPLLRGLGPEPLGNEFDAAMLARSCAGKTTSLKAALLDQRVVAGLGNIYVCETLHRSHLSPRRIAATLSTKKGEPTDHAKRLVGAIHTVLNDAIKAGGSSLRDHRQTSGELGYFQHSFKVYDREGETCKTPRCGGIVRRFTQNGRSTFWCAKCQK from the coding sequence ATGCCTGAATTGCCCGAAGTCGAGACCGTTCGCCGCGGCCTTCAGCCCGTCATGGAGGGTGCAAAAATCCTTGCCGCGGAGGCGCGCAGACCCGATCTGCGCTTTCCGTTCCAGCCGGACTTCGTGGCCCGGCTCCAGGGACAGGTCGTCACCGGGCTCGGTCGCCGTGCAAAATATCTCATGGCCGATCTCGCCTCCGGCGACGTGCTCTTGATGCATCTCGGCATGTCGGGCTCGTTTCGCGTCATCAAGCCGGACAACGACGCCGCGCCCGGCGAGTTTCATTATCCGCGGGCCAAAGACTCCACGCATGACCACGTGCTGTTTCGGATGTCATCGGGCGCCGACATCGTCTTCAACGATCCGCGCCGCTTCGGTTACATGAAAGTGATCGCGCGCAGCGCGCTCGATGAGGAGCCGTTGTTGCGCGGGCTCGGCCCCGAGCCGCTCGGCAACGAATTCGATGCGGCCATGCTGGCGCGCTCCTGCGCCGGCAAGACCACGAGCCTGAAGGCCGCGCTGCTCGATCAACGCGTGGTCGCCGGGCTCGGCAACATCTATGTCTGCGAAACCCTGCACCGCTCGCACCTGTCACCGCGCCGGATCGCCGCGACACTGTCGACAAAAAAGGGCGAGCCGACCGATCATGCCAAGCGGCTCGTCGGCGCCATCCACACCGTGCTGAACGACGCCATCAAGGCCGGCGGCTCCTCTCTGCGCGACCATCGCCAGACCTCCGGCGAACTCGGCTATTTCCAGCACTCGTTCAAGGTCTACGATCGCGAAGGCGAGACCTGCAAGACACCCCGCTGCGGCGGCATCGTGAGGCGCTTCACCCAGAACGGCCGGTCGACCTTCTGGTGTGCGAAATGTCAGAAGTGA
- a CDS encoding AAA family ATPase, producing MHTIVLATQKGGSGKSTLAIGLALAAKQAGFTVRLIETDPQGTLSNWQRRRSTEDLVVEPIYHAADIEPRLQMLADSGLQLAIVDTAAGLSATTTAAIRHSDLCLIPARPSVADIEATTSTLSVARAWKRPYCFVLNQTPIRGQRIDNAANTLAEEAALDLAEVLARPLIVMRNDHQDSLASGLAVSEFAPNGKSTEEIRGLWHWIETRLNISATDVLIDQVISAADGMLHLAAERGADETTTLTS from the coding sequence ATGCACACGATCGTACTGGCCACCCAAAAGGGTGGCAGTGGCAAAAGCACGCTCGCCATCGGCCTCGCGCTGGCAGCCAAGCAGGCCGGCTTCACTGTCCGCCTGATCGAGACCGATCCGCAGGGCACCCTGTCCAACTGGCAGCGCCGCCGCAGCACCGAGGATCTCGTGGTCGAGCCGATCTATCACGCTGCCGATATCGAGCCGCGGTTGCAGATGCTGGCCGACAGCGGCCTCCAGCTCGCGATCGTCGATACCGCGGCCGGCCTCAGCGCCACAACCACCGCGGCGATCCGCCATTCCGACCTTTGCCTGATCCCGGCCCGCCCGAGCGTCGCCGACATCGAGGCGACGACGTCGACGCTCAGCGTCGCGCGCGCCTGGAAGCGGCCCTACTGCTTCGTGCTGAACCAGACGCCGATCCGCGGCCAGCGCATCGACAACGCGGCCAACACGCTCGCCGAGGAAGCCGCGCTCGATCTCGCCGAAGTGCTCGCGCGCCCACTGATCGTGATGCGCAACGATCATCAGGACTCGCTCGCCAGCGGCCTCGCGGTGAGCGAATTCGCACCGAACGGCAAGTCCACGGAGGAAATCCGCGGCCTGTGGCACTGGATCGAGACCCGGCTGAACATCTCGGCAACCGATGTGTTGATCGACCAGGTCATCTCGGCCGCCGACGGAATGTTGCACCTCGCCGCAGAGCGCGGCGCGGACGAGACCACGACTCTGACGTCCTGA
- the ggt gene encoding gamma-glutamyltransferase, with translation MSGNWRDRTATRFECQKMPAVSSRGMVVSNHPLASSAGAEMLAAGGNAIDAAIATLFTLTVVEPMMVGIIGGGMAHVRLADGSHRFLDGQSTVPSAVRDDTYTSRQGAAHDVFDTVGNENLNGAKAVATPGSLKAWCETLRRFGDVMQPAIKHAARGYAATPYLHECISESAAEMRKDKPIAAIYLPDGEPLKIGERVIQAEYAETLRYIADHGDNALYEGPLGDILVDYMEKTGGFIRRNDLTSYKTVERQPIRADYRGWTILGPPPPAASGVHIAQMLNILEGYDIGGLGFGTPETIHYLAEVLKIAFADRAAASGDPDYVGVPVERLTSKAYAEERRRAIDPARAQAWGAGVSQLEGAHTTHMTAADSFGNVVATTQTINNLFGAKIMIPGLGAIANNYMNLFDPRPGHALSLAPGKRVTTSMSPMMALRDGKLRYALGLPGGKRIFPSAMQALINLIDHGMSLQEAVEAPRVWTEGNALEVEQTVPESVRTRLASVGHKVQPVATVAGGMNGIAFDDDGSMTGAACWRADGTPVGISGGLAKSGIRFRLS, from the coding sequence ATGAGCGGAAACTGGCGCGACCGGACAGCAACGCGGTTTGAGTGCCAGAAAATGCCGGCGGTTTCCAGCCGCGGCATGGTGGTCAGCAACCATCCTCTCGCTTCCAGCGCGGGTGCCGAGATGTTGGCCGCCGGCGGCAACGCCATCGATGCCGCGATCGCGACCTTGTTCACGCTGACGGTGGTCGAGCCAATGATGGTCGGCATCATCGGTGGTGGCATGGCCCATGTCAGGTTGGCCGACGGCAGCCATCGCTTCCTCGACGGTCAGAGCACCGTGCCCTCGGCAGTGCGCGACGACACCTACACCTCCAGGCAAGGCGCGGCGCATGACGTGTTCGACACGGTCGGCAATGAGAACCTCAACGGCGCGAAGGCGGTTGCTACCCCGGGCTCGCTGAAAGCCTGGTGCGAGACGCTGCGCCGGTTCGGCGACGTGATGCAGCCCGCGATCAAGCATGCCGCGCGCGGCTACGCCGCCACGCCCTATTTGCATGAATGCATCAGCGAGAGCGCCGCCGAGATGCGCAAGGACAAGCCGATCGCGGCGATCTACCTGCCGGACGGCGAGCCGCTGAAGATTGGCGAGCGGGTGATACAGGCCGAGTACGCCGAGACGCTGCGCTATATTGCCGACCACGGCGACAACGCGCTGTACGAGGGACCACTCGGCGACATCCTCGTCGACTACATGGAGAAGACCGGCGGCTTCATCCGCCGCAACGATCTCACCAGCTACAAGACAGTCGAGCGGCAGCCGATCCGCGCCGATTATCGCGGCTGGACCATCCTTGGCCCGCCGCCGCCCGCGGCTTCGGGCGTGCATATCGCGCAGATGTTGAACATTCTGGAGGGGTACGACATCGGCGGCCTCGGCTTCGGCACGCCGGAGACCATTCACTATCTCGCCGAAGTCCTGAAGATCGCCTTTGCCGATCGAGCCGCGGCCAGCGGCGATCCCGATTACGTTGGCGTGCCCGTGGAGCGGTTGACGTCGAAGGCCTATGCCGAAGAGCGCCGCCGCGCGATCGATCCGGCGCGGGCGCAAGCCTGGGGAGCCGGCGTGTCGCAGCTGGAAGGCGCGCACACCACGCACATGACCGCGGCGGATTCTTTTGGAAATGTGGTTGCGACCACGCAGACCATCAACAATTTGTTCGGCGCAAAGATCATGATCCCGGGCCTCGGTGCCATCGCCAACAATTACATGAATCTGTTCGATCCGCGACCCGGTCATGCGCTCTCGCTGGCGCCGGGCAAGCGCGTCACCACCTCGATGTCGCCGATGATGGCTTTGCGCGACGGCAAGCTGCGCTATGCGCTGGGGCTGCCCGGCGGCAAGCGCATTTTTCCGAGCGCAATGCAGGCGCTGATCAATCTGATCGACCATGGCATGAGCCTGCAGGAGGCCGTCGAGGCGCCGCGGGTCTGGACCGAAGGCAACGCGCTCGAGGTCGAGCAGACGGTGCCGGAGAGCGTGCGCACGAGACTCGCAAGCGTCGGCCACAAGGTCCAGCCGGTTGCGACGGTTGCGGGCGGCATGAATGGCATCGCCTTCGACGACGACGGGAGCATGACGGGTGCCGCCTGCTGGCGCGCCGACGGCACGCCGGTCGGGATTTCGGGCGGCCTCGCGAAGAGCGGGATTAGGTTCAGGCTGAGTTGA
- a CDS encoding serine protease: MRSMLAATLMLASATGASAQMTTPQLPGTKPKVVQTVPIRPPALQTPSETADAMAQAERLSLQSDLAWVGDYNGAITGDVSARMVDAIKEYQKNKGGKPTGVLNPQERAALAETARRKQDSVGWKIVTEMTSGARLGIPGKLVPQQATDANGSKWTSPTGTVQVLLSRRKEANPTTAKLAEAEKKEPAGRKVDYTVVKPDFFVLSGLQGLKKFYVRGTFKGDEVRIMTILYDQATENTVEPVVIAMSSAFNAFPSGQQAGPAPRKTVEYGTGIVVSDDGAIVTDRLVTDGCLALTIAGYGHADRLAEDKEHDLALLHIYGARGLKPLNLPSGTAKSNVDVIGIADPQSQGGAATISSLKAALASAGGGHAALSPPPAVGFSGGPAIDGDGKFSGVVLLKPAMLAGPATALPASQAVMVSADTVRDFLKANAVTANGTSTDAKASVVRVICVRK; this comes from the coding sequence ATGAGATCGATGCTTGCGGCAACACTGATGTTGGCGTCTGCCACGGGCGCCAGCGCCCAAATGACGACGCCACAGCTCCCCGGCACCAAGCCGAAGGTGGTCCAGACCGTTCCGATCCGTCCTCCCGCCTTGCAGACGCCATCGGAGACGGCCGACGCCATGGCGCAGGCGGAGCGGCTGTCGCTGCAATCCGACCTCGCCTGGGTCGGCGACTATAACGGTGCCATCACCGGCGATGTCAGCGCGCGCATGGTCGATGCGATCAAGGAGTACCAGAAGAACAAGGGCGGCAAGCCGACCGGCGTGCTCAATCCGCAGGAGCGCGCCGCACTCGCCGAAACCGCGCGGCGCAAGCAGGACAGCGTCGGCTGGAAAATCGTGACGGAGATGACCAGCGGCGCGCGCCTCGGCATTCCCGGCAAGCTGGTACCGCAGCAGGCAACCGACGCCAACGGCTCGAAATGGACCTCGCCGACCGGAACGGTGCAGGTGCTGCTCAGCCGCCGCAAGGAGGCGAACCCGACCACGGCAAAGCTCGCCGAAGCAGAGAAAAAGGAGCCGGCGGGACGCAAGGTCGACTACACCGTGGTGAAGCCCGACTTCTTCGTGCTGTCGGGACTGCAGGGCCTGAAGAAGTTTTACGTGCGCGGCACCTTCAAAGGCGACGAGGTCCGCATCATGACGATCCTCTACGATCAAGCCACCGAGAACACGGTCGAGCCGGTCGTGATCGCGATGTCGAGCGCGTTCAATGCTTTCCCGTCGGGCCAGCAAGCCGGACCGGCGCCGCGCAAGACGGTCGAATACGGCACTGGCATCGTCGTCAGTGATGACGGTGCGATCGTCACGGACCGGCTCGTCACCGATGGCTGCCTCGCGCTCACGATCGCTGGCTATGGCCACGCCGATCGTCTCGCCGAGGACAAGGAGCACGATCTGGCGCTGCTGCACATCTACGGCGCGCGCGGGTTGAAGCCGCTCAACCTCCCCAGCGGCACGGCGAAGAGCAATGTCGATGTCATCGGCATCGCGGATCCGCAGAGCCAGGGCGGCGCGGCGACCATATCGAGCCTCAAGGCTGCCTTGGCATCCGCCGGCGGCGGGCATGCCGCGCTGTCGCCGCCGCCGGCCGTTGGATTCTCCGGCGGCCCTGCGATCGACGGCGACGGCAAGTTCTCCGGCGTCGTACTTTTGAAGCCGGCAATGCTTGCAGGACCTGCAACAGCGCTACCGGCATCACAGGCCGTGATGGTCTCCGCGGACACCGTGCGCGATTTCCTGAAGGCGAACGCCGTCACGGCGAACGGCACGTCGACAGATGCGAAAGCCAGCGTCGTGCGCGTGATCTGCGTGCGGAAGTAG
- a CDS encoding ThiF family adenylyltransferase yields MLSPDELERYARHIVLRDVGGPGQAALKRASVLVIGAGGLGAPALMYLAAAGVGTLGVVDDDVVSLSNLQRQVIHTTPDIGRHKVESAAERIAALNPHVRFVGHATWLNADNALSLIGDYDLVLDGSDNFSTRYLASDACFFAKKPLITAALGTFDGSLTTIRAHERNAEGVFNPTYRCLFPEAPPPGTVPACAEAGVMGALAGVMGSMMALEAIREIVGFGDGLVGRLLMIDARAMRFETLRYGRDPTNPLNGDGPVMTDLRAHRN; encoded by the coding sequence ATGCTGAGCCCGGACGAACTCGAACGCTATGCCCGCCATATCGTGCTGCGCGATGTCGGTGGTCCCGGCCAGGCTGCGCTGAAGCGGGCGTCGGTGCTGGTGATCGGCGCCGGCGGCCTCGGCGCACCCGCCCTGATGTATCTGGCCGCGGCCGGTGTCGGCACGCTCGGCGTGGTCGATGACGACGTCGTGTCGTTGTCAAATCTTCAACGGCAGGTCATCCATACGACACCGGATATCGGTCGGCACAAGGTCGAGAGCGCGGCGGAGCGGATCGCGGCGCTCAATCCGCATGTGCGCTTCGTTGGCCATGCCACATGGCTCAATGCCGACAATGCGCTCTCGCTGATCGGCGACTACGACCTCGTGCTCGACGGCTCCGACAATTTCTCGACGCGCTATCTGGCTTCCGACGCCTGCTTCTTTGCGAAGAAGCCGCTGATCACGGCGGCGCTCGGCACCTTCGACGGCTCGCTCACCACGATCCGCGCGCATGAGAGGAACGCCGAGGGCGTCTTCAACCCAACCTATCGCTGCCTGTTTCCGGAGGCGCCGCCGCCCGGCACCGTGCCGGCCTGCGCCGAGGCCGGCGTGATGGGCGCGCTCGCCGGCGTGATGGGCTCGATGATGGCGCTTGAGGCGATCCGGGAGATCGTCGGTTTTGGCGACGGCCTGGTCGGCCGCCTCCTGATGATCGATGCGCGCGCGATGCGCTTCGAGACGCTGCGCTACGGGCGCGATCCCACCAATCCGCTCAACGGCGATGGGCCGGTCATGACCGACCTGCGCGCCCATCGCAACTGA